From Mucilaginibacter rubeus, a single genomic window includes:
- a CDS encoding DUF1543 domain-containing protein, giving the protein MKLFMVLLGSKAPKRNVEQHDFFFGIAEKLGDLKQQFVGFWPEAGNSLHIDGWREINFVDGYRVDIMPGENHGNNKRIFFINLGGYTSGKLEEQHYTLLTVQDDRMSALKASKLTVFFRTATIKGLKGADAHIDEKYGIDVDEIYRIEDLLSPETKARWHIHLTAVENASVDEVHLGYLKMGQLG; this is encoded by the coding sequence ATGAAATTATTTATGGTCTTACTGGGCTCGAAGGCGCCGAAAAGGAATGTCGAGCAGCACGATTTCTTTTTCGGGATTGCTGAAAAACTTGGTGACCTCAAACAGCAATTTGTCGGGTTTTGGCCGGAAGCGGGGAACAGCCTGCATATCGATGGCTGGCGGGAGATCAACTTTGTGGATGGTTACCGCGTCGACATTATGCCCGGAGAGAATCATGGAAATAATAAACGCATTTTTTTTATCAACCTGGGCGGTTATACCTCCGGGAAACTGGAAGAACAGCATTACACCTTGCTGACGGTTCAGGATGACCGGATGTCTGCCCTGAAAGCGAGCAAACTGACGGTTTTTTTCAGAACCGCGACTATCAAAGGTCTGAAAGGAGCGGATGCACACATCGACGAAAAATATGGTATTGATGTGGACGAGATCTACCGGATCGAAGACTTGTTATCACCGGAAACAAAGGCGCGCTGGCATATTCACTTAACTGCGGTGGAAAATGCTTCCGTAGACGAAGTCCACCTGGGGTATTTAAAAATGGGGCAGCTGGGCTAA